tggcactttactgtcaaaaacagtgtttttaggcattccatgttttcgttttttgtctgttttactcacgatacacacaggagttagtacttgattgcataaccattgtttttgatgactgttgatggtctaataattttttctgcggtTGTAGGCTTACAACTTGATCACATCCAAGTCTTTCCAACTACAGATGCCTGCACTCTAAAATTATCATCACACATTCAATATTGTCAGTTGATAGTTATATGAAGAACTCGAATAATGACTTAGCAGCATGTCTACCTTGAGTTGAAGTGAGTAGAGGGACCAGAGTGTCCTGTCCTCTAGTAGCGCTCGAAGAGAGGTCAACTCACTGATAGGTTTTATTATCAAGGGGTTGTTTATGtattcaacaaataaacaaagtgcctgacacaaaacttggtcaacaattttatgtaaatcattttctggaggcaAATATCCCTGGGGTCAGATTGACCCCAAGGGTAAAATGTATTAGTAATATTTGAGGATAATAGGAGGGTTAACTATGCTAAAAACTCTCAGATCTTGCTGGTGGCTTTTCTTATTTAATCTGGTCCTATCAGTGACTTATTGCTATGTTATCCATTTACTAATGAGTTACTAATATTTAAGATACCAAACAGCACCACAATAAAACTCTTAACTTCAGTCTGCATGAAAAACTCCTTGCTTATGTTATGCGCCTGTGATAATAATGTGCAGGGCTGCTGACAGCGCACTAAAAATGTCAAGGTAAACCATGTATCCAAAGCCTTAGTGAATGAATCATCATGTGATAATGTCCAATGACTTTTTGTGAGTTGTAAGATATACCAACAGAAGTTAAATGCTTCAAATTTAATAGCAATTTATCAGTTGAAGCTGATACTTGTAGATGCCAAATAAATTTGATTTTATGTTGATGAGTATCTTTTAATGCTGATTTCTTGGCTTTGGTTCTGAATCCTAAGGTGTGCTTTTTTTAAATTCCAATTTTTAAGTTAAACAACAAGAACATAACAGTACACATTATAGTACattataatacttttttttttagcaagttTATACACTAAaagcaataaatacataaaaataaacaacatgAAGTTGCctgttaaattaataaaaaacatataGGGATTTATGCATGACGCATGTCCTGATGCTCATGAGATATACTACATACATTACATACGTAAGTGCTGACATTACATATGAGATCAAACACCATACATGTATAAATATTTGATATTTAAGAAATGTATTCATAGCCATGAAGGTATTGAAGGAAGTTAGCCTGACCTTCTTGTTCTGGGAGATAAAaacttgagggaaaaaaaagtgaagtgaTGGAAAAAGAAGACAAATGAAACCGAACAGATGCTTGTAAAACATGCATTAATGAAAATATGGAGGCTGTGCTAAACACACTACACAGCCTCTCAAAAGACTAAATCAAGTCCTCAAAGACAGAAAGGTGTCCTTATCCAGGATAGAAGCCACCTTCAGTGATGTATGAAATAATAATGGAACAACACATGCCATCTGATGCTTAACCATGAATGTGTGGGCTCATTATTTGGCAGctgtgtgaaaatgtttacaatattaTGAATTTAATTACAAACCATATTTAAATGCTTTGTAAAGGTAGTTGTAGGTACTtagtatatttatattatatttcttAAACAGCTCAGATGGACGTTTTGAGGGAACGGTCACTAAGGCTGTTGTTAAGTTTGATGGAACCATAACCTGGACACCACCAGCCAATTACAAGTCAGCCTGCACCATTGATGTGACCTTCTTCCCCTTTGACCTCCAGAACTGCTCAATGAAGTTTGGTTCCTGGACCTATGATGGTTCCCAGGTTTGTGTCTATCCTctactacaggggtgtcaaacgtatggcctgtgggccaaaaatggcccaccaaagggtccaatctggcccatgtgGTGAATGTGCAAAGTATAAAACTTATACAGTCACAGTCAAGGGGGTCACTGAGTCTTTACAAGTTGTTCTGACTATTTTGCTAAATAATATGCATTTCAGtttcagatgcctgttactacatattttgtgcctttgtagatccaatgtaaTCTATAAAttgtagggctgtcaaaattaatgcattaatttgaATTAATCTatcatcataattaatctgattcaaaatGTTTAATGCAATCAGCACATCTACAGCGCAGAaggactctgaatgtctctgccaatgcatttggggcagtttgtccaagaagAGTTACTGTtgaatgaacaaatgggcagttgatctggtagtgacaggcagcagaaccaacccataaagatggaagacactaaacagcacgttggccctctggatggaaatatgagtagaaaaaaaaacaagatccaTGTTGTTGAAACggctgaaggtgtttaataaacacgttaagtgcatatatattcccttctttcttgagtctgtttgctcatgcataatgaaatgcaattaatatagattaatgaTATGAATTGAATGAAcgaaatgaatgatatttaattgtgattaatcaaaatagatccacagcaaccctgtgattaatctgatcaaaaatgttaattgtttgacggcagtaatatatatatatttgtgctaAACATAATcagatttggagttgtcactatttacaggttattatgccattattttactgacccacttgagatcatattgggctgtatatgTGGCCCCTATAACtgaagagtttgacacccctgctctgtatgtttagtctgcattggtatcaACAGGAACCACGTGACTAACATATGAACAAACTTTCCACAGGTGGACATTATTCTGGAGGACTTCCATGTGGACAAACAGGACTATTTTGACAATGGTGAATGGGAGATAGTCAAAGCTACTGGTAGTCGTGGTTTGAGGAGAGATGGCAGTTCATCCTATCCCACCATCACCTACTTCTTCATTATCCGCAGACTCCCTCTGTTCTACACCCTTTTCCTCATCATCCCCTGCATTGGATTGTCCTTCCTCACCATCCTTGTCTTCTATTTACCCTCCAACGGCGGTGAGAAGATCTCCTTGTGCACCTCAGTGCTGGTGTCTCTCACTGTTTTCCTCCTGGTCATTGAAGAAATCATCCCCTCTTCGTCCAAGGCCATCCCTCTTATCGGGGAGTACCTCGTCTTTACCATGATCTTTGTCACGCTCTCTATCATCATCACTGTCTTCGCCATCAACATCCACCATCGCTCCTCTTCGACACATCATGGCATGGCCCCGTGGGTGAGGAGGATTTTCCTGCATCGACTACCTAAGCTGTTGTGCATGCGCAGCCATGTGGACCGCTACGCCGCTACTGGGGTGGCTGGGACAGTAGGACTGGGAATGATGAAAGATTCATCACCTGAACTCACCCCTCTACTCAACACCAGACATAACCTACAAGCAGCGCTGGATTCGATTCGCTACATTACCATGCATGTGGTTAAAGAAAATGAGGTCAGAGAGGTGAGTGTGTTGTATGAAGGATAGCAACTGTGTAGGAAATGACTAAACTACATGCAGGAAAACAATCTGTATTTAAATGCTGGTTACATTCTGTGCCTACATAGAATAGAAACAATCACAATACTGGAATTATTTTGCATAATGGTAATAATAGTCTCCATTCAACTGTATAAACAGAGATATGTTTCCATCACTatttctttctcctttttctgCTGTTTCCTGTTATTATCAGTGATTTCTTTACAATAAGCATTGATTACATCGCGCCTATacattattttttcttatatgtGTCATTACACTGTGCAATTTATATTCCAAAGC
This sequence is a window from Sphaeramia orbicularis chromosome 3, fSphaOr1.1, whole genome shotgun sequence. Protein-coding genes within it:
- the chrna5 gene encoding neuronal acetylcholine receptor subunit alpha-5, with translation MMLRAGGAASSRTLLLLLLSLLSCNHLCHSLRVPKLSSYAKAEDKLFKYLFGNYQKWVRPVEYLNQTICVKFGLAISQLVDVDEKNQLMTTNVWMKQEWTDMKLRWDPDDYLGITTIRVPSDRIWLPDVVLYDNSDGRFEGTVTKAVVKFDGTITWTPPANYKSACTIDVTFFPFDLQNCSMKFGSWTYDGSQVDIILEDFHVDKQDYFDNGEWEIVKATGSRGLRRDGSSSYPTITYFFIIRRLPLFYTLFLIIPCIGLSFLTILVFYLPSNGGEKISLCTSVLVSLTVFLLVIEEIIPSSSKAIPLIGEYLVFTMIFVTLSIIITVFAINIHHRSSSTHHGMAPWVRRIFLHRLPKLLCMRSHVDRYAATGVAGTVGLGMMKDSSPELTPLLNTRHNLQAALDSIRYITMHVVKENEVREVVQNWKYVAQVLDRMFLWAFLLVSILGSALLFIPVIYKWASIIVPNHYPGSIL